One genomic window of Monodelphis domestica isolate mMonDom1 chromosome 1, mMonDom1.pri, whole genome shotgun sequence includes the following:
- the DKK4 gene encoding dickkopf-related protein 4, protein MVVVFLLGLSYLCSPLGALVLDSNIIKSSAEVQDPRKGSSQCLNDRDCGTKKFCLRSRDEKPVCAMCRGLRRRCHRNGMCCPGTLCVNDVCTLVEETTPILERNDDQEGLDSKGTTQHPIQESKLKKKPNTNKPQGSKGQEGESCLRTFDCNPGLCCARHFWTKICKPVLLEGQVCSRRGHKDGTQAPEIFQRCDCGPGLFCRSQSTGSRQHSRLRVCQKI, encoded by the exons ATGGTGGTAGTTTTCTTGCTGGGACTAAGCTACTTGTGCTCTCCCCTGGGAGCCTTGGTTCTGGATTCTAACATCATCAAGAGTTCTGCCGAAGTACAAGACCCTCGGAAG GGTTCTTCACAGTGCTTGAATGACAGAGACTGTGGCACCaaaaaattctgcctcagatccaGAGATGAAAAGCCAGTCTGTGCAATGTGCCGGGGGTTGCGGAGACGATGCCATCGTAATGGCATGTGTTGCCCAGGGACTCTCTGTGTCAATG ATGTCTGTACACTCGTTGAAGAGACGACCCCAATCCTGGAGAGGAATGATGACCAGGAAGGCCTGGATTCTAAGGGGACAACTCAGCATCCAATTCAAGAAAGCAAGCTCAAAAAGAAGCCCAACACTAATAAACCTCAAGGCAGTAAAG GGCAAGAAGGAGAAAGTTGTCTACGAACTTTTGACTGCAATCCTGGACTTTGCTGTGCTCGTCATTTTTGGACAAAAATTTGCAAGCCAGTCCTCCTGGAGGGGCAAGTTTGTTCTAGACGTGGCCATAAAGATGGTACTCAAGCTCCAGAAATTTTCCAGCGCTGTGACTGTGGTCCTGGACTGTTTTGCCGAAGTCAAAGTACTGGGTCTCGACAACACTCTCGTTTAAGAGTCTGCCAGAAAATCTAG